A section of the Tenrec ecaudatus isolate mTenEca1 chromosome 10, mTenEca1.hap1, whole genome shotgun sequence genome encodes:
- the LOC142458653 gene encoding olfactory receptor 3A2-like, with amino-acid sequence MESDAGTNRTTLKEFILLGLVESESLQPLLFVLFLLAYLVTVGGNLSILAAILMEPKLHTPMYFFFLGNLSVLDVGCITVTIPPMLGQLLSHRRTIPYEACLSQLFFFYLLAGMDCFLLTAMAYDRFLAICRPLTYSTRMSKEVQRTLVAASWACAFSNALTHTIALSTLTFCGPNEVNHFYCDAPKLFQLSCSSTQVNELLLFGVGFIMAGSPVVLIIISYIHVAAAVLRIRSVEGRKKAFSTCGSHLTVVCLFYGTGIFNYMRLGSEQASDKDKGVGVFNTVINPMLNPLIYSLRNSDIQGVLRRVLGWKRSLNGE; translated from the coding sequence ATGGAGTCAGACGCTGGGACCAACAGGACAACTCTGAAGGAGTTCATCCTGCTGGGCCTGGTGGAATCCGAAAGCCTGCAGCCACTGCTCTTTGTTCTCTTCCTCTTGGCCTACTTGGTCACCGTGGGGGGCAACCTCAGCATCCTGGCAGCCATCTTGATGGAGCCCAAACtccacacccccatgtacttcttcttCCTGGGGAACTTGTCGGTGCTGGACGTTGGATGCATCACTGTCACTATTCCTCCAATGTTAGGTCAGCTCCTGTCCCACAGGCGTACAATTCCCTATGAAGCCTGCCTCTCACAGCTCTTCTTCTTCTACCTTCTGGCTGGAATGGACTGCTTCCTGTTGACAgccatggcctatgaccgcttcCTGGCCATCTGCCGGCCCCTCACGTACAGCACCCGCATgagcaaggaagtccagaggACATTGGTGGCTGCGTCCTGGGCTTGTGCCTTCAGCAACGCACTGACCCACACTATTGCTCTATCTACTCTCACCTTCTGCGGCCCCAATGAGGTCAATCACTTCTACTGTGATGCCCCAAAGCTCTTCCAGCTctcttgctccagcacccaagtcaaCGAGCTGCTGCTCTTTGGTGTAGGTTTCATTATGGCAGGTTCCCCTGTGGTTCTCATCATCATCTCCTACATCCACGTGGCAGCTGCAGTTCTTCGGATCCGTTcagtggaggggaggaaaaagGCTTTCTCCACATGTGGCTCCCACCTCACTGTCGTTTGCCTCTTCTATGGGACAGGGATCTTCAACTACATGCGCCTGGGTTCAGAGCAGGCTTCAGATAAGGATAAAGGGGTGGGAGTTTTCAACACGGTCATCAACCCCATGCTGAACCCActcatctacagcctcagaaattccgACATTCAAGGTGTTCTACGGAGGGTGCTAGGATGGAAGAGATCACTGAATGGAGAGTGA